A genomic region of Chloracidobacterium sp. contains the following coding sequences:
- a CDS encoding M15 family metallopeptidase, translating to MSSRFALRTVSIIFFCCAVIAAQPKEENKREADLVELKKLDKSIKLDIRYATADNFMGRVVYPEARAFLQRPAAEGVIRVHKLLKKEGLGLAIFDGYRPWSITKLFWDTVTLEQRKFVADPATGSKHNRGCAVDLTLFDRKTGQLLPMPSGYDEFTERASPDYAGGTEEERANRDRLRKLMEAEGFTVNADEWWHFDFNEWQQYAIYDISFEEAAKLKQ from the coding sequence ATGTCGAGTAGATTTGCACTGCGAACGGTTTCGATTATCTTTTTCTGTTGTGCGGTAATTGCCGCGCAACCAAAGGAAGAGAACAAGCGCGAGGCCGATCTGGTAGAACTAAAAAAACTCGACAAGTCGATAAAACTCGATATTCGCTACGCGACCGCTGACAACTTCATGGGCCGCGTCGTGTATCCCGAGGCACGTGCATTCCTACAGCGGCCCGCCGCAGAGGGCGTCATCCGCGTTCACAAGCTATTGAAAAAAGAGGGGCTTGGCCTTGCGATATTTGACGGCTACCGGCCGTGGTCGATAACAAAGCTCTTTTGGGACACTGTAACGCTCGAACAGCGAAAGTTCGTTGCCGATCCCGCAACGGGCTCAAAACACAACCGCGGCTGCGCAGTTGACCTGACGTTGTTCGACCGCAAGACGGGCCAGCTTTTGCCGATGCCTTCCGGTTATGATGAATTCACAGAGCGGGCATCGCCAGATTACGCGGGCGGAACCGAGGAAGAACGGGCGAACCGGGACAGGCTGCGGAAATTGATGGAGGCCGAGGGATTCACGGTCAACGCCGACGAATGGTGGCATTTCGACTTTAACGAATGGCAGCAATACGCGATCTACGATATCTCGTTCGAGGAGGCCGCGAAACTAAAGCAATGA
- a CDS encoding YceI family protein, with translation MKKTTLLLTIALVAFMTISQTGAEAREQTFADRFAGAIDAGESGTYMFDKNHSVISFKVKHNGLIEIPGFFRDFTGKVEYNAADVSKSTVEFWAKATSIDTGVAGRDNHLRSKDFFEIEKFPDITFKSTKVERKGKVWVVTGDFTMKGVTKPMSFPFYLTGFLPGKDKSPARMGITASTALNRRDFGVNYGGNLPSGVAVISDNINIVLEIEATIKKDLPAAIKAATAL, from the coding sequence ATGAAAAAGACCACGCTGCTATTGACCATCGCCCTTGTGGCGTTCATGACGATCTCACAGACCGGTGCCGAGGCCCGCGAGCAGACCTTTGCCGACCGCTTTGCCGGGGCGATAGATGCCGGTGAGAGCGGCACATATATGTTTGACAAGAATCACTCGGTGATCAGCTTTAAGGTCAAGCATAACGGCCTGATCGAGATCCCCGGATTTTTCCGGGATTTTACCGGTAAGGTCGAATACAACGCCGCCGACGTGTCCAAATCCACCGTCGAATTCTGGGCCAAGGCGACGAGCATCGACACCGGCGTCGCCGGCCGTGACAATCATTTGCGATCAAAGGATTTCTTTGAGATCGAGAAGTTCCCGGACATCACCTTTAAGAGCACAAAGGTCGAAAGAAAAGGCAAGGTCTGGGTCGTGACGGGCGATTTTACGATGAAGGGCGTGACCAAGCCGATGTCGTTCCCGTTCTACCTCACGGGCTTTCTCCCAGGCAAGGACAAGAGTCCGGCCCGTATGGGTATCACGGCATCGACCGCGCTCAATCGACGTGATTTTGGTGTCAATTACGGCGGCAATCTGCCGAGCGGTGTTGCGGTGATCTCTGACAATATCAATATCGTTCTCGAGATCGAGGCGACGATCAAGAAAGACCTGCCGGCCGCGATCAAGGCCGCGACCGCATTATGA
- a CDS encoding DinB family protein, with the protein MSRPDTTEYDAAYEHYVSLVPEDRIVPVLEAQPAELEAMFADIAEERGTFAYAEGKWTIKELLGHLIDCERMFAYRTLRISRGDKTPIEGFEQDGYIENAFANERSFGDLLHEFSIVREANVIMFDHLKKDAWARTGTANDVEISVRALAWIMAGHVRHHKAILKERYLAPA; encoded by the coding sequence ATGAGCCGGCCAGACACGACCGAATACGATGCGGCCTACGAACACTACGTTTCGCTGGTGCCTGAGGACCGGATAGTGCCGGTACTTGAGGCTCAGCCCGCCGAGCTGGAGGCGATGTTTGCCGACATCGCCGAGGAACGAGGCACATTCGCATACGCCGAGGGGAAATGGACGATAAAGGAACTTCTCGGCCACCTGATCGACTGCGAGCGGATGTTTGCCTACCGGACGCTGCGTATCTCGCGCGGTGATAAAACGCCCATCGAGGGTTTTGAACAGGACGGCTATATCGAGAATGCGTTCGCGAACGAGCGGTCATTCGGGGACCTGCTCCATGAGTTCTCCATTGTGCGCGAAGCAAACGTGATAATGTTCGACCACCTAAAGAAGGACGCATGGGCGCGCACAGGCACCGCCAACGACGTTGAGATATCGGTGCGCGCCCTTGCCTGGATCATGGCCGGGCATGTGCGTCATCATAAAGCGATACTGAAAGAGCGTTATCTGGCGCCTGCGTGA
- a CDS encoding NAD(P)/FAD-dependent oxidoreductase: MTYDAIIIGGGAAGLFCAITAGKRGRRVLVIEHNAEVGRKILISGGGRCNFTNLSVTAENFISQNPHFCRSALAGYSPQDFIELVKKHRIPFYEKKLGQLFCRDSSRSIVDMLLAECRRARVEIRTQCSVAEVNHADGFSVQTDQGRYNALNLVVACGGLSFPKIGATDLGYRIARQFGLGIVETRPSLVGLVLEGQKFPELAGISLDCTVSNQKHKFREDVLFTHRGLSGPAIIQISNYWKRNEAVSINLLPDIDVAATLTANRHGRRTVANFLGDLAPRRFAEAFAANANKPLNELSNRALAELGQRFNSWSPRFSDTDGYSRAEVTLGGVSTAELSSKTMETKMVPGLFFIGEVVDVTGWLGGYNFQWAWSSGFAAGNAL, from the coding sequence GTGACCTACGACGCGATCATCATCGGCGGCGGCGCGGCCGGACTTTTCTGTGCGATCACGGCAGGTAAGCGAGGCCGCCGGGTGCTCGTGATCGAGCACAACGCCGAGGTCGGACGAAAGATCCTGATTTCCGGCGGCGGCCGCTGCAACTTCACGAACCTCAGCGTCACGGCCGAGAATTTCATCTCGCAAAATCCGCATTTCTGCCGGTCGGCCCTTGCCGGCTATTCGCCGCAGGACTTTATTGAGCTCGTAAAAAAGCATCGCATTCCCTTCTACGAAAAGAAGCTCGGCCAGCTATTTTGTCGTGACAGTTCGCGTTCGATAGTCGATATGCTGCTCGCCGAATGCCGCAGAGCACGCGTCGAGATCCGCACACAGTGTTCGGTTGCCGAGGTCAATCATGCCGACGGCTTTTCGGTCCAAACAGATCAAGGACGATACAATGCCCTTAACCTCGTCGTGGCTTGCGGCGGCCTCTCGTTCCCAAAGATCGGAGCAACCGACCTCGGCTACCGCATCGCTCGCCAGTTTGGCCTCGGGATCGTTGAAACTCGCCCGTCGCTCGTCGGACTGGTGCTCGAAGGACAGAAATTTCCCGAACTGGCCGGCATATCGCTCGATTGCACAGTGTCGAACCAGAAACACAAATTCCGCGAAGATGTCCTGTTTACGCACCGCGGCCTGTCGGGACCGGCCATTATCCAGATCTCCAATTATTGGAAAAGGAACGAGGCTGTTTCAATAAACCTACTTCCCGACATCGATGTGGCCGCCACGTTGACCGCGAACCGTCATGGCCGGCGAACGGTGGCCAATTTTCTCGGCGATCTCGCACCAAGACGCTTCGCCGAAGCTTTCGCGGCAAACGCGAACAAACCGCTGAACGAACTCTCAAATCGTGCGCTTGCAGAGCTCGGACAGAGGTTCAACTCATGGAGTCCTCGATTCTCAGACACCGACGGCTACTCACGGGCCGAGGTCACACTCGGCGGCGTCTCGACCGCCGAACTTTCGTCAAAGACCATGGAGACGAAAATGGTCCCGGGACTCTTCTTTATCGGCGAGGTTGTCGATGTGACAGGATGGCTCGGCGGCTACAATTTTCAATGGGCGTGGTCGTCAGGTTTTGCAGCAGGAAATGCCCTGTAA
- a CDS encoding J domain-containing protein, whose translation MNKPPEEIELDKKLRVLERLKDRLADREEDMADLRFALERFEARYTMDVARLYAEHDEIEAKIAEEEYKLVPDDEEIKKKAEELRRRAEESARAAETVSSDGLFDPTPEARKAYHNLARVIHPDLALDVAEKERRHGLMAELNQAYSTGDQVKLNKLVEDLRHSPDLISGDGIGDQLVRAIRQIAQIRTRFLELVRERAEAEASELFELRKKVESEMAEGRDLLSQMAARARVHIKKSERRLINLRSVNAAAEEYVKERYGMDISDFRETSKRP comes from the coding sequence ATGAACAAACCTCCGGAAGAGATCGAGCTCGATAAGAAGCTCCGCGTCCTCGAACGGCTCAAGGATCGGCTCGCCGACCGCGAGGAGGACATGGCCGATCTCCGGTTCGCATTGGAACGCTTTGAGGCCCGGTACACGATGGATGTGGCTAGGCTCTATGCGGAGCATGATGAGATCGAGGCCAAGATCGCGGAGGAAGAATACAAGCTGGTCCCTGACGATGAAGAGATCAAGAAGAAGGCTGAGGAATTGCGTCGCCGGGCTGAGGAATCGGCGCGTGCCGCCGAAACGGTTTCGTCTGACGGCCTGTTCGACCCCACGCCTGAGGCACGTAAGGCGTATCACAACCTTGCTCGGGTCATCCACCCGGACCTTGCCCTGGACGTGGCCGAGAAGGAGCGGCGACACGGCCTGATGGCCGAGCTAAATCAGGCGTATTCGACCGGCGACCAAGTAAAGCTGAACAAATTGGTCGAAGACCTTCGTCACAGCCCTGACCTGATCAGCGGCGACGGCATCGGCGACCAACTGGTGCGGGCCATCAGGCAGATAGCGCAGATAAGAACGAGGTTCCTCGAACTTGTTAGAGAGCGTGCTGAGGCCGAGGCGTCAGAGCTCTTCGAGCTTCGGAAAAAGGTCGAGTCTGAGATGGCGGAGGGACGCGACCTGTTGTCGCAAATGGCGGCCCGTGCCCGCGTACATATCAAGAAGAGCGAGCGGCGGCTGATAAATCTTCGTTCGGTGAATGCAGCCGCAGAGGAGTATGTCAAGGAGCGTTACGGAATGGACATCTCGGACTTTCGCGAGACGTCCAAAAGGCCATGA
- the bshB1 gene encoding bacillithiol biosynthesis deacetylase BshB1, whose product MSQVDILAVFAHPDDLELSVGGTMLKMKSLGYQTGALDVTRGEMGTRGTVEGRAREAEDAARILKLDVRENLGLTDGHVFVTDVERVAMVRVFRRLRPRVVLTHQHEDSHPDHDHIAQLVRESSRLAAMRNYDPETGEDRLQPPIVAHCLFSRRVVPSFIVDISDFLKDKMEAIRAHRSQFYDPLSTEPETMLTGKSFLDQLENRSRHFGTMIGVAAGEPFFVREALNVADPVKLLTRPMNLYS is encoded by the coding sequence ATGAGCCAGGTCGACATCCTCGCCGTTTTTGCGCATCCCGACGACCTCGAACTCTCGGTCGGCGGCACGATGCTAAAGATGAAATCGCTCGGCTACCAGACGGGAGCACTTGATGTGACCCGCGGCGAGATGGGCACGCGCGGAACGGTCGAGGGCCGAGCAAGAGAGGCCGAGGACGCGGCGAGAATTCTCAAGCTCGACGTGCGAGAGAACCTGGGCCTGACGGACGGACATGTGTTTGTCACGGACGTAGAGCGAGTTGCGATGGTGCGTGTCTTTCGACGGCTCAGGCCGCGTGTGGTGCTGACGCATCAGCACGAGGACTCGCATCCCGACCACGATCACATTGCTCAACTCGTTCGCGAATCGTCCCGTCTGGCGGCAATGCGCAATTATGATCCGGAAACCGGCGAGGACCGATTGCAACCGCCGATCGTCGCCCACTGCCTCTTCTCACGGCGGGTAGTGCCGTCATTCATTGTCGATATTTCAGATTTTCTCAAGGATAAGATGGAGGCTATACGCGCCCACCGCTCGCAGTTTTATGATCCGCTGTCGACCGAGCCTGAAACGATGTTGACGGGCAAGAGTTTCCTTGATCAGTTGGAAAACCGCTCGAGGCACTTTGGGACAATGATCGGCGTAGCGGCGGGCGAGCCTTTTTTTGTTCGCGAGGCGTTGAACGTGGCTGATCCGGTCAAGTTACTCACGCGGCCGATGAACTTGTATTCATGA
- a CDS encoding MBL fold metallo-hydrolase, with the protein MKLTVLGSGTSVPHPKRTSSAYWLETSGGSLLLDCSASVDSRMAAAGLDWPNLDTIWISHFHLDHVGGLAPLLAGTKHAEEMNGRTKPLRIVGPKGLAQLINGFSDANNYRLLEQPFPVEIIEVEPLEKHEIVTGVEAVAMKTPHTAESLAIYIRDGETTLVYTADTAFDEKLATFANRVDLLLIECTFLRNKPVKKHLELAEVMHIVRKAQPKRAVLTHFYPEWDEVGFQEEVGKFQPASEVFQAFDGMTIEL; encoded by the coding sequence ATGAAGCTAACGGTCCTCGGCTCTGGCACGAGCGTTCCGCATCCAAAGCGGACAAGTTCTGCCTACTGGCTAGAAACGTCTGGCGGCTCGCTGCTCCTTGATTGCTCGGCATCGGTCGACTCGCGAATGGCCGCAGCAGGTCTCGACTGGCCAAACCTCGACACGATCTGGATCTCACACTTTCACCTCGACCACGTCGGCGGCCTCGCACCGCTGCTCGCCGGGACAAAACACGCCGAGGAAATGAACGGCCGCACCAAACCGCTGCGCATAGTCGGGCCCAAGGGCCTTGCCCAACTGATCAATGGATTCAGCGACGCAAATAACTATCGCCTGCTCGAACAACCGTTTCCTGTCGAGATAATCGAGGTCGAACCGCTGGAAAAACATGAGATCGTCACAGGTGTCGAGGCGGTCGCGATGAAAACTCCTCACACCGCAGAAAGCCTCGCGATATACATTCGCGACGGCGAAACAACGCTCGTCTACACGGCCGATACGGCCTTTGACGAAAAACTGGCGACCTTTGCCAACCGCGTCGACCTGCTCCTGATCGAATGCACCTTTTTGCGCAATAAGCCCGTAAAGAAGCACCTTGAGCTCGCCGAGGTTATGCACATAGTCAGAAAGGCGCAGCCAAAACGCGCTGTTCTGACGCACTTCTATCCCGAATGGGACGAAGTCGGTTTTCAGGAAGAGGTGGGCAAATTTCAGCCGGCCTCGGAGGTATTCCAGGCTTTTGACGGAATGACTATCGAGCTCTAG